The following coding sequences lie in one Mesorhizobium sp. DCY119 genomic window:
- a CDS encoding Phenylacetic acid catabolic protein, translating to MTSDETMPIADYLALGGKLTTPENAPPRYRGELLRLMATFVDSELAGAAGFADIINDGPGIKERIAASRIVLEKLDHAERVLAIMGEFGADISRYANHHPWTERVARDSDLGAARHGSDMRLAVLHYPLQGWVDAVAMNALMGHAVVLQLGEFARVSYQPLGEIFFAILPRERRHMELGVEGLRKILVDTANRAEVSGSIAYWRPRVAASFGSGTSGHFETQKKFGLRHTSNADLASEWERQVDALLAEIGLA from the coding sequence ATGACCAGTGACGAGACCATGCCGATTGCGGACTATCTCGCTCTGGGCGGCAAGCTGACGACGCCAGAGAATGCACCGCCGCGATATCGTGGCGAGTTGCTTCGCTTGATGGCGACCTTCGTCGACAGCGAGCTGGCGGGTGCGGCCGGTTTTGCCGACATCATCAACGATGGGCCCGGCATCAAGGAGCGCATCGCCGCCTCGCGCATCGTGCTGGAGAAGCTCGACCACGCCGAGCGCGTGCTGGCTATCATGGGCGAGTTCGGCGCTGACATTTCACGTTACGCCAATCATCATCCCTGGACCGAGCGTGTGGCGCGCGACAGCGATCTCGGCGCGGCGCGGCATGGTTCCGACATGCGGCTCGCCGTGCTGCACTATCCGCTGCAGGGCTGGGTCGATGCAGTGGCGATGAACGCGCTGATGGGCCATGCGGTGGTCCTGCAGCTCGGCGAATTCGCCCGCGTCTCCTACCAGCCGCTCGGCGAAATTTTCTTCGCCATCCTCCCGCGCGAGCGCCGGCACATGGAACTCGGGGTCGAAGGCCTGCGCAAGATTCTCGTCGATACGGCCAACCGTGCCGAGGTGAGCGGGTCTATCGCCTACTGGCGGCCGCGTGTCGCCGCCTCTTTCGGCAGCGGCACGTCGGGGCATTTCGAAACCCAGAAGAAGTTTGGCCTGCGCCACACCAGCAATGCCGATCTCGCTTCGGAATGGGAGCGCCAGGTGGATGCGCTGCTCGCCGAAATCGGCCTCGCATAA